A region from the Salvia splendens isolate huo1 chromosome 15, SspV2, whole genome shotgun sequence genome encodes:
- the LOC121767520 gene encoding RNA polymerase II C-terminal domain phosphatase-like 3: MLVGDLNLNPLIKESTPALFLNMETDPQAIKVEAEQQLHDVEEGEISDSASVEEISEEDFNIKQPSPQPPPKFAVNPGNVSNNTGGGSGARVLTMRDMYKYQISPKTSYSGLYNLAWAQAVNNKPLGDVFVMMEDGSTDNSNSDSNRVVIDVEDDDEKEEGELEEGEIDLDSEVIVQDKDLDVEIIKEDRSKRVDLIMEELVSMDGTDAQNSFDAFCSRLEATTIKLHKIVLEGPFAEKDTLLQLLLAAIQTLHSVFSSMTLSLKQQKEAILLRLLAQVTSLKPLFSSLQLKEVEAIRLSLESSDIFLSNGATAKTQGREGFNTTDLHVLLENADNKSDYLWKHGKEPGSAGSVDQSEQSFPIHYSKPGIVNPRLKGMPPPLLDLHKDHDADSLPSPTREHSATFPFDKGLILEQGLLKPEWPVPRQTLPRPNPVLHPYETDAVKAVSSYQQKFGHGSFFVDDRLPSPTPSVEGDNNGDGEACEEVSSSVSHNFNPAVNSLMLGQPAFSSTASRDAIAGPEISNVQIVNTVNSFRTPVSKPSSVRSRDPRLRMTNFDAGPMNVSQSLPSIGSDESKSTFVGVMSLRKHKVVEELPLDSPTPKRQKNECFPDTTLPFATTISASQMPTPSLSLPVNSHTKSPLTCQTENFPAKSSSASSPLHSLLRDIVGNPAMWMSILKMEHKSSGDNNSATQMPNPNSILGATPSTSGALPFSSMLGQKPAGIVPCQPVTAEEPGKVRMKPRDPRRILHNNAPQKIVTAVSDLPKTYPSSSSVMISNLSTQGQEGQMEKAVPSGSVKPPDITMQFTNNLKNIADIMSVSQASTPSPVLPLSVSSQPLQSHQAAPESKIVATESVNFRSGSNSTSDTATSIPPRPLNANAWSDVEHLFDGFDSQQKAAIQRERARRLEEQNKMFSARKLCLVLDLDHTLLNSAKFVEVDPLHDEMLRKKEEQDREKSQRHLFRFPYMGMWTKLRPGIWNFLEKASRLYELHLYTMGNKYYATEMAKLLDPKGELFSGRVISRGDDGEPFDSDDRVPKSKDLEGVLGMESSVVIIDDSVRVWPHNKPNLIVVERYIYFPCSRRQFGLPGPSLLEIDHDERPEDGTLASSLAVIEKIHQIFFGHDSLDEADVRQILASEQRKILAGCRIVFSRVFPVGEAHPQMHPLWKSAEQFGAECTTHLDEQVTHVVANSLGTDKVNWALSRGIFVVHPGWVEASTLLYRRANEHDFAIKQ; this comes from the exons ATGCTTGTCGGTGATTTGAATTTAAATCCCCTAATTAAGGAAAGCACCCCTGCCTTGTTCTTAAATATGGAAACCGATCCGCAAGCAATAAAAGTGGAGGCGGAGCAGCAGTTGCACGATGTAGAGGAAGGCGAGATCTCGGATTCCGCCTCCGTCGAGGAAATTTCTGAAGAGGATTTCAATATTAAGCAACCTTCGCCGCAGCCGCCCCCCAAATTCGCTGTTAACCCTGGCAATGTTAGTAACAACACTGGCGGCGGGAGTGGTGCTAGGGTTTTGACGATGAGAGATATGTACAAGTACCAGATTTCTCCCAAGACTTCCTATTCGGGTTTGTATAATCTGGCGTGGGCGCAGGCTGTGAACAATAAGCCATTGGGTGACGTTTTTGTGATGATGGAGGATGGTAGTACTGATAATAGCAACTCTGACAGTAATAGGGTTGTGATTGATgtggaggatgatgatgagaaGGAAGAAGGTGAGCTGGAAGAAGGAGAGATTGATTTGGATTCTGAGGTGATTGTCCAAGATAAAGATTTGGATGTTGAGATTATCAAGGAAGATAGGAGCAAACGTGTTGATCTAATAATGGAAGAGCTTGTCAGTATGGACGGGACTGATGCACAAAA CTCTTTTGATGCATTCTGTTCACGCTTGGAGGCCACAACAATTAAGTTGCACAAGATTGTGCTGGAGGGACCATTTGCTGAGAAAGACACTCTTCTTCAGCTGTTACTAGCTGCAATTCAGACTCTTCATTCG GTGTTTTCTTCAATGACTCTAAGTCTCAAGCAGCAGAAGGAAGCAATTTTGTTGAG GTTGCTAGCTCAAGTAACAAGCTTGAAgcctcttttttcttctttgcaGTTGAAAGAG GTGGAGGCGATTAGGTTGTCTCTTGAGTCTTCAGACATTTTCTTGAGCAACGGTGCTACTGCGAAGACACAAGGAAGGGAGGGGTTTAATACAACTGATTTGCATGTGTTGTTAGAGAATGCTGATAACAAGTCAGATTACCTATGGAAACATGGAAAAGAACCTGGGTCTGCTGGCTCAGTGGATCAAAGTGAGCAGAGCTTTCCCATACACTATTCAAAACCAGGTATAGTTAATCCGAGGCTTAAAGGGATGCCTCCTCCTCTGCTAGATCTTCACAAAGATCATGATGCAGACAGTCTTCCTTCTCCGACACGAGAACATTCTGCAACTTTCCCTTTTGATAAGGGATTAATTTTAGAGCAAGGCCTGCTGAAACCTGAGTGGCCTGTTCCTAGACAAACTCTTCCTCGACCAAATCCAGTTCTGCATCCATATGAAACTGATGCTGTCAAAGCTGTTTCCAGTTATCAGCAAAAGTTTGGACATGGTTCGTTTTTTGTGGATGACAGGCTTCCTAGTCCAACTCCTTCAGTGGAGGGTGATAATAATGGAGATGGTGAAGCCTGTGAGGAGGTCAGCAGTTCTGTTAGCCACAATTTTAACCCTGCTGTGAATTCGTTGATGTTAGGGCAGCCAGCATTTTCTTCTACTGCCTCTAGGGATGCTATAGCTGGTCCAGAAATTAGCAATGTTCAGATTGTTAATACTGTAAATAGTTTCCGAACTCCTGTGTCAAAACCCTCCTCTGTGAGAAGTAGGGACCCTAGGCTCCGAATGACCAATTTTGATGCAGGTCCCATGAATGTCAGTCAGAGTCTGCCCTCAATTGGAAGTGATGAATCCAAATCAACGTTTGTTGGTGTAATGAGTTTGAGGAAGCATAAGGTAGTTGAGGAGCTACCTTTGGATAGTCCTACACCGAAGCGCCAAAAAAATGAGTGCTTTCCGGACACAACCCTGCCATTTGCGACGACAATCTCAGCCTCTCAGATGCCAACACCATCCCTGAGTCTACCCGTTAACAGTCACACGAAATCACCATTAACATGTCAAACTGAAAATTTTCCAGCGAAAAGTTCCAGTGCGTCTTCTCCTCTTCATTCTTTATTAAGGGATATAGTTGGCAATCCAGCTATGTGGATGAGTATACTCAAAATGGAACATAAGTCTTCTGGTGATAACAATAGTGCAACTCAAATGCCGAACCCAAATTCCATTTTGGGAGCAACTCCATCAACATCTGGTGCCCTGCCTTTCTCCTCAATGCTTGGCCAAAAACCAGCGGGAATAGTTCCTTGCCAGCCGGTCACTGCG GAGGAACCTGGAAAAGTTCGAATGAAGCCTCGTGACCCACGTCGTATTCTACATAATAATGCACCTCAGAAGATTGTGACTGCAGTTTCTGATCTCCCAAAAACGtatccttcatcttcttcagtaaTGATAAGCAACTTGAGCACCCAAGGGCAAGAAGGTCAAATGGAGAAGGCAGTGCCTTCTGGTAGTGTGAAACCACCAGATATTACCATGCAATTTACTAATAATCTGAAGAATATTGCTGATATCATGTCTGTATCGCAAGCAAGTACACCTTCACCAGTTCTTCCTCTGAGTGTATCGTCACAGCCATTACAAAGTCATCAAGCTGCACCGGAGAGTAAGATAGTAGCTACCGAGTCTGTCAACTTCAGATCTGGAAGTAACTCTACATCTGATACAGCTACATCTATCCCCCCTCGACCACTTAATGCAAATGCTTGGAGTGATGTTGAGCATTTATTTGATGGCTTTGATAGCCAGCAAAAAGCTGCTATCCAAAGAGAAAGGGCTAGGAGACTCGAAGAACAGAATAAAATGTTTTCTGCTAGAAAGCTTTGTCTTGTCTTGGATCTCGATCATACTCTCCTAAATTCAGCCAAG TTTGTCGAGGTTGATCCTCTGCATGATGAGATGCTGAGAAAGAAGGAGGAACAGGATCGTGAAAAGTCCCAAAGGCATCTATTCCGGTTTCCCTATATGGGAATGTGGACCAAGTTACGTCCTGGAATATGGAATTTCTTGGAGAAG GCAAGCAGACTCTATGAGCTGCATCTCTACACGATGGGAAACAAATATTATGCCACTGAGATGGCAAAATTGCTTGATCCAAAAGGGGAATTGTTTTCTGGAAGAGTTATCTCGAGGGGTGATGATGGTGAACCATTTGATAGTGATGATAGAGTCCCCAAGAGCAAGGATTTGGAGGGTGTTTTGGGCATGGAGTCATCGGTCGTAATTATTGATGATTCTGTACGAGTGTGGCCACATAATAAGCCAAACTTGATTGTTGTGGAACG GTATATATATTTCCCGTGTAGTAGAAGGCAATTTGGACTACCAGGCCCTTCCCTCCTCGAGATTGATCACGATGAGAGACCAGAAGATGGGACTCTGGCCTCTTCTTTGGCG GTTATTGAGAAAATACATCAAATATTTTTCGGACATGATTCATTAGATGAAGCCGATGTTAGGCAAATCTTAGCTAGTGAACAACGGAAGATTCTAGCGGGTTGCCGGATTGTTTTCAGCCGAGTGTTCCCGGTTGGTGAAGCCCATCCTCAAATGCATCCTTTGTGGAAGTCGGCCGAGCAATTCGGTGCTGAGTGCACCACTCACTTAGATGAGCAGGTTACACATGTCGTTGCAAATTCACTTGGGACGGACAAG GTGAACTGGGCACTGTCTAGAGGAATATTTGTAGTCCACCCTGGATG GGTCGAAGCATCAACGTTGCTGTATCGAAGAGCGAACGAGCACGATTTTGCTattaaacaataa
- the LOC121767521 gene encoding delta(3,5)-Delta(2,4)-dienoyl-CoA isomerase, peroxisomal-like, with product MEDSNYKTLQIKRKSPNSRVFNLVINRPSRGNALSADFFTEFPAALSSLDRNPDVAVVVLSGAGKHFCTGIDLHLLNSITHDAGSAEEGRYREKLRREIKSMQQTVTAVEECRKPVIAAVHGACIGGGVDIITACDLRYCTEQAEFSVKEVDLAITADLGTLQRLPGIVGFGNAMELALTARHFSGLEAMRLGLVSRVFGDREAMEKGVAEVAEGIAGRSPLAIIGTKRVLIKSRDMALQQGLDYVATWNSAVLISDDLKEAVSAHLQKRKSLFAKL from the exons ATGGAAGATTCTAATTACAAAACCCTCCAAATCAAGCGGAAATCCCCAAATTCAAGAGTGTTTAATCTGGTAATCAACCGCCCCTCCCGCGGCAATGCTCTCTCCGCCGACTTCTTCACCGAGTTCCCCGCCGCCCTCTCCTCCCTCGACCGCAACCCCGACGTCGCCGTCGTCGTCCTCTCCGGCGCCGGCAAGCACTTCTGCACGGGGATCGACCTCCACCTCCTCAATTCCATCACTCATGACGCCGGATCCGCGGAGGAGGGGCGCTATCGTGAGAAACTCCGCCGCGAGATCAAGTCAATGCAGCAGACCGTGACGGCGGTGGAGGAGTGCAGGAAGCCGGTGATCGCGGCCGTCCACGGCGCGTGCATCGGCGGAGGCGTGGACATAATCACGGCGTGCGATCTGAGGTACTGCACGGAGCAGGCGGAGTTCTCGGTGAAGGAGGTGGATCTCGCGATCACGGCGGATCTCGGGACGCTGCAGAGGCTCCCCGGCATCGTCGGGTTCGGGAACGCGATGGAGCTGGCGCTCACGGCGCGGCACTTCTCTGGATTGGAGGCGATGCGGCTAGGGCTCGTGTCGCGAGTTTTCGGAGATAGAGAAGCTATGGAGAAAGGGGTAGCTGAAGTGGCCGAGG GGATTGCTGGGAGATCGCCGCTTGCTATAATTGGGACGAAGCGGGTGTTGATTAAGAGCAGGGACATGGCGTTGCAGCAAGGTTTGGATTATGTTGCCACGTGGAACTCTGCGGTGCTTATCTCTGACGATTTGAAAGAAGCAGTTTCTGCTCACCTCCAGAAGAGGAAATCGTTGTTTGCTAAGCtctga
- the LOC121767522 gene encoding bidirectional sugar transporter N3-like translates to MALFDIDHPWVFTFGILGNVVSFLLFLAPVPTFRKIYEAKSTMGFDSLPYATALMSSMLWLYYAMLTPDAVLIITINLFGSIVETAYLIVFFIYASKKARAHAGKILGAMNVGLLFLIFAVTFFMFKGQTRAKVVGWVCVAFSICVFASPLIIIAKVVRTRSVEYMPFLLSFFLTLNAVMWFGYGLFKKDLYVALPNVGGFCLSMIQMLVYLIYRNKKPLKKDMEKIINLVNIKVVGTPEIQGTAAPVVPSEITVEPRHIQAPLPAVV, encoded by the exons ATGGCCCTCTTCGACATTGATCATCCATGGGTCTTCACATTCGGCATCTTAG GCAATGTTGTTTCATTTTTGCTTTTCCTGGCTCCAGT GCCAACATTCAGGAAAATTTACGAGGCGAAATCAACGATGGGATTCGATTCACTACCTTATGCAACAGCCCTGATGTCGTCGATGTTGTGGCTGTATTATGCAATGCTAACACCAGACGCTGTGCTTATTATCACCATCAATCTTTTTGGATCCATTGTTGAGACTGCCTACCTCATAGTCTTCTTCATCTATGCTTCCAAGAAAGCTAGG GCTCACGCCGGCAAGATTCTGGGGGCGATGAATGTGGGGCTCCTTTTCTTGATATTCGCGGTCACATTCTTCATGTTCAAGGGCCAAACTCGAGCTAAGGTGGTTGGATGGGTTTGTGTCGCCTTTTCCATCTGTGTTTTTGCATCTCCCTTGATAATCATT GCTAAAGTTGTCCGGACTCGAAGCGTGGAGTACATGCCTTTTCTCTTGTCATTTTTCTTGACATTGAATGCAGTTATGTGGTTCGGATACGGTTTGTTCAAAAAGGATTTATATGTGGCG CTTCCGAATGTGGGGGGATTTTGCTTGAGTATGATACAAATGTTGGTGTATCTGATTTACCGGAACAAGAAGCCTCTAAAAAAAGATATGGAGAAGATCATCAATCTAGTGAATATTAAGGTTGTCGGAACACCTGAGATCCAAGGCACTGCTGCTCCAGTTGTACCTAGCGAAATAACTGTTGAACCACGCCACATCCAAGCGCCTCTGCCTGCTGTTGTTTGA